In one Denitratisoma sp. genomic region, the following are encoded:
- a CDS encoding RidA family protein → MIQMFNPPEWQRPKGYSNGVTAYGQMIFVAGQVGWDSSEVFQTDDLVGQVRQALTNIVAILAEAGAKPEHIVRMNWYLADKDEYNARLAEIGAAYRELIGRHFPAMTALQVAGFVEDGAKVEIEVTAMLPA, encoded by the coding sequence ATGATCCAGATGTTCAACCCGCCCGAGTGGCAGCGGCCGAAGGGCTATTCGAACGGCGTCACCGCCTACGGCCAGATGATCTTCGTCGCCGGCCAGGTGGGCTGGGACAGCAGCGAGGTGTTCCAGACCGACGACCTGGTCGGCCAGGTGCGCCAGGCCCTCACCAACATCGTCGCCATCCTCGCCGAGGCCGGCGCCAAGCCCGAGCACATCGTGCGCATGAACTGGTATCTCGCCGACAAGGACGAGTACAACGCCCGCCTGGCCGAGATCGGCGCCGCCTACCGCGAACTGATCGGCCGCCACTTCCCGGCGATGACCGCGCTGCAGGTGGCCGGCTTCGTCGAGGACGGCGCCAAGGTGGAGATCGAGGTCACCGCAATGCTCCCTGCTTGA
- a CDS encoding alpha/beta hydrolase: MTLTPAELDRQYNARAAVPEHPEILARWAARSAQARQERHCETGYYYGASPAETLDFFPARKPGAPLLVFIHGGWWRSLDKQDFSFIAPAFVDAGAAVALINYSLAPKARIEQIVRQSLRACAWCWRNAAGLGVHPDRIHVAGHSAGGHLAAMMLAADWPAWAPDLPPQLLRSGLAVSGVFDLEPVARTPFLQRDLKLGKAAARRVSPVRYRPPRSVPLHTAVGSHESGEFHRQAGLIRSAWPHCAGSHLTLEGLNHFTVVEALGDPASPLHRHALRMMRLA; the protein is encoded by the coding sequence ATGACCTTGACCCCTGCCGAACTCGACCGCCAGTACAATGCCCGCGCCGCGGTGCCGGAGCACCCGGAGATCCTCGCGCGCTGGGCGGCCCGCTCCGCACAGGCACGGCAGGAACGGCACTGCGAAACCGGCTACTACTACGGCGCCTCGCCCGCGGAGACCCTCGACTTCTTTCCGGCGCGCAAGCCCGGTGCCCCGCTCCTCGTCTTCATCCACGGCGGCTGGTGGCGTTCCCTCGACAAGCAGGACTTCTCCTTCATCGCTCCCGCCTTCGTCGACGCCGGCGCCGCGGTGGCCCTCATCAACTATTCGCTGGCGCCAAAAGCGCGCATCGAGCAGATCGTCCGGCAGTCCCTGCGCGCCTGCGCCTGGTGCTGGCGCAACGCCGCCGGCCTTGGCGTCCATCCCGACCGCATCCATGTTGCCGGCCATTCCGCCGGCGGCCACCTGGCGGCGATGATGCTGGCGGCCGACTGGCCGGCCTGGGCGCCGGACCTGCCGCCGCAGCTGCTGCGCAGCGGGCTGGCCGTCTCCGGCGTCTTCGACCTGGAGCCGGTCGCGCGCACGCCGTTCCTGCAGCGGGACCTCAAGCTGGGCAAGGCGGCGGCGCGGCGCGTCAGCCCGGTGCGCTACCGGCCGCCGCGCAGCGTGCCCCTGCACACCGCCGTCGGCAGCCACGAGAGCGGGGAGTTCCACCGCCAGGCCGGACTCATCCGCAGCGCCTGGCCGCATTGTGCCGGCAGCCACCTGACGCTCGAGGGACTCAACCACTTCACCGTCGTCGAGGCCCTCGGCGACCCGGCCAGCCCGCTGCACCGCCATGCCCTGCGCATGATGCGGCTCGCATGA
- a CDS encoding sigma 54-interacting transcriptional regulator codes for MATASTILIVDDDPTLLRLLGILLREEGYRLLAAASAEEALTLLAAEKPNLLLTDLRMGGMDGMALFDAVRRTYPMLPVIILTAHGTIPEAVEATKRGVFGFITKPYEAKALLAEVEKALTVDAPAPDRADSQIVTRSPLMQAVLDEARVVAATDASVLILGDTGSGKELLAQTLHDWSPRRDADFVAVNCGAIPEQLLESELFGHVKGSFTGATRDHRGLFQSAEGGTVFLDEIGDMPLPLQVKLLRVLQEREVRPVGSTRSVQVDVRIVSATHRDLEAEIGAGRFREDLYYRLNVVNLSLPPLAERREDIPLLAQHFLSALAEKYRKKVNGFAGDALETLLKAGWPGNVRQLFNVVEKCVALSTTPIIPLSLVERALNRPGEDMSSFDDARRAFERDYLVQLLKMTAGNVTNAARIAKRNRSDFYTLLNRHQIDPGLFKG; via the coding sequence ATGGCTACCGCTTCCACCATCCTGATCGTCGACGACGATCCGACGCTGCTCAGGCTGCTCGGCATCCTGCTGCGCGAGGAGGGCTATCGCCTCCTCGCCGCGGCCAGTGCCGAGGAGGCGCTGACGCTGCTGGCGGCGGAAAAGCCGAACCTGCTGCTCACCGACCTGCGCATGGGCGGCATGGACGGCATGGCGCTGTTCGACGCCGTGCGGCGCACCTACCCGATGCTGCCGGTCATCATCCTCACCGCCCATGGCACCATCCCCGAGGCGGTGGAAGCGACCAAGCGCGGCGTCTTCGGCTTCATCACCAAGCCCTACGAGGCGAAGGCGCTGCTGGCCGAAGTGGAGAAGGCGCTGACCGTCGACGCGCCGGCGCCCGACCGCGCCGATTCTCAGATCGTCACGCGCAGCCCGCTCATGCAGGCGGTGCTCGACGAGGCGCGCGTCGTCGCCGCCACCGACGCCAGCGTGCTGATCCTCGGCGACACCGGCAGCGGCAAGGAGCTGCTGGCGCAGACCCTCCACGACTGGAGCCCACGGCGCGACGCCGACTTCGTCGCGGTGAATTGCGGCGCCATCCCCGAACAGCTGCTGGAGTCGGAGCTGTTCGGCCACGTCAAGGGCAGCTTCACCGGGGCCACGCGCGACCACCGCGGCCTGTTCCAGTCGGCCGAGGGCGGCACGGTCTTTCTCGACGAGATCGGCGACATGCCGCTGCCGCTGCAGGTCAAGCTGCTGCGCGTGCTGCAGGAGCGAGAGGTGCGTCCGGTCGGCAGCACCCGCAGCGTGCAGGTGGACGTGCGCATCGTCTCGGCCACGCACCGCGACCTGGAAGCGGAAATCGGAGCCGGGCGCTTCCGCGAAGATCTCTACTACCGCCTCAACGTCGTCAACCTCTCGCTGCCGCCGCTGGCCGAGCGGCGCGAGGACATCCCGCTGCTGGCGCAGCACTTCCTCTCGGCGCTGGCGGAAAAATACCGCAAGAAGGTCAACGGCTTCGCCGGCGACGCCCTCGAGACCCTGCTCAAGGCGGGCTGGCCGGGCAACGTGCGCCAGCTCTTCAACGTCGTCGAGAAGTGCGTCGCGCTGTCCACCACCCCGATCATTCCGCTTTCCCTGGTCGAGCGCGCCCTCAACCGCCCCGGCGAGGACATGAGCTCCTTCGACGACGCCCGCCGCGCCTTCGAGCGGGACTACCTCGTCCAGTTGCTGAAGATGACTGCCGGCAACGTCACCAACGCCGCGCGCATCGCCAAGCGCAACCGCAGCGACTTCTACACCCTGCTGAATCGCCACCAGATCGATCCGGGGCTTTTCAAGGGTTGA